Proteins encoded within one genomic window of Oncorhynchus tshawytscha isolate Ot180627B linkage group LG02, Otsh_v2.0, whole genome shotgun sequence:
- the LOC112263624 gene encoding protein RRP5 homolog, translating to MASTEEDFPRGGKTKQTTESKAEPVRRHTEVDNLFETHTAEESKKRKGQKEGALKKAKRQRTSKEEALKLNTTTSVDILQLKSLKVGTLLLGCVKEVADFEVTINLPSGLLGYLNISNISDSYTKILSDHLDSASSEEIFSLHSLFSLGMLVRCVVARLDTAKGGSVSIQLSINPKEVNKGLGTGSLKAGLILSGCVESIEDHGYLVDLGIKGTKAFLPKQAAKDKTNSPKELKVGQYVTSLLEEVKNDERVVRLSISPMAVAQAVADTAHGWTLTNLLPGLLVKAQIKKVTPRGLILEFLSSFTGLVDFMHLEPEQASTFNEGDSVKACVLYVEPSTRLVGLSLRSHLLQPGGDVDLVATERIGEVAHGCKMTALHHLSGAMLELPDQTVVFVHRNHMKEPMEAFNLNRVMAKPEHTCRIMDFSPMEQVHLVSLRQSIIDAPFFRRYHDIQPGQIVQGMVTSLQSHGMMVKVTDYIRGLVPWTHLSDIILKNPEKKYTVGMPIKCRVLSVDPQEKKLTLTRKRALIDSSLPPFLTYEDARRGRVSHGFIVCVKDFGCIVRFYGEVKGLVPPNELSTEPVVVPENMFYVGQVVKAKVLNCDVEKEKLLLSFKAVAGGDAEGPPKPKFDFEVGKKVEVKVVSKVLTGLEVSILPEETTALLPMMHLSDHVSNCLLLWEGLQEGDIISNIVCLSEKKPNITLTKKPTLKSFLEEGGVVAKEFFDITVGMQLIGWVKNIMPYGVFVEFPYGLVGLAPKAAMSDKFVSDTSSHFQLGHTVFAKVTNLDEEKRRFLVSLKVSEVPSTKRDGQARLIRGLQERKEVIEMMASRGDSDLLKQLSAVTTGQRMKMSVDEVREDGSVTFKSDELSAATVLATKDHAPGKLVTGQECMPVILHVDLVTSEVYVSLLAKLTGKRKAVEAGSTHTATVHHADRDFAVISLGDTAQLTVIQTTNHLNETFRFDSEKLTAGKTLTITVTKSSCEELEGLPLVSWELAPPISKRLISVSKGSNGTYRYGDVVKGKVKTVKPTCVLVTLEDGSTGCVHVSEIQEVVCVGTFPTSLLKIGSEVTARVIGGRAGNSHRFLPFSHPNFTYSMPELSLLPRNLKEDADVKPVKTKEKLKRYQVGDDVICFVSKYFPKRKCLEVTTGPSVTGTVEQLAMTSDPEGAKHPEKLFKLGQAVSAKVVTVSSSKPSRFSLSLNGVHKLEKGHVIMGLVQKLDPVLGLLVKLPFSAMGTVAMEDLADKYKPKPLERYSKDQLVRCCIVGEATSNWQLSLRSSRTNPEKASVVKDPEIVSLEDLSEGQIVRGYVRTVNAQGVFVSLSRSIKGRAQFQKATKYFVASHQDYAKKVPQATLLTTKILGIDKESGLVDLSLLQEDTGRPDMLPESLGLHLRLTGEAKEKRDATKKRKRTASESKQGTAEHVSKKKTKGKGEDSDSGVEVYFREEEEENKCEPAEVEKPVPVQPVRLQVTGGFSWDAALSALKPASAALGGEDSSDGEDGEVNTKPQKKSHHVQEVEKREAEKALTKLETELMDPGLRPQTAASFERLLLGSPDSSLLWLQFMAFHLQATQIEQARAVAERALKTISFREEQEKLNVWVALLNLENLYGTEESLQKVFERAVQYCEPMPVYQQLADIYAKCQKTKEAEGLYKTMVKRFRQEKAVWLSYGTFLLQQGQSDVASALLQRAIKSLPNKDNVDLIAKFAQLEFRYGDVERGKAMLDRILTSYPKRTDLWSVFIDLMVKHGSQKEVRAVFDRVIHLSVAVKRIKFFFKRYLEYEKKSGTPESIQAVKDKALEYVESKGTEAAR from the exons ATGGCATCAACGGAGGAGGACTTCCCTCGCGGAGGTAAAACCAAGCAGACCACTGAAAGTAAAGCAGAACCTGTGAGAAGGCATACAGAAGTGGACAATCTGTTCGAG ACACATACAGCAGAGGAATCCAAGAAAAGGAAGGGACAGAAAGAGGGTGCCTTGAAGAAAGCTAAGAGGCAAAGGACGAGCAAAGAGGAGGCTCTGAAGCTCAATACAACAACTTCTGTAGATATCCTACAGTTAAAA AGCCTGAAGGTGGGTACCCTACTGCTGGGCTGTGTGAAGGAGGTGGCCGATTTTGAGGTGACAATTAACCTGCCCAGCGGCCTTTTGGGATACCTGAACATTTCCAATATCTCGGACTCGTACACCAAGATACTGAGTGACCACCTGGACTCTGCTTCTTCAGAG gAGATCTTCTCTCTCCACAGTCTCTTCTCCCTGGGCATGTTGGTCAGGTGTGTGGTAGCCAGGTTGGACACTGCCAAAGGAGGATCGGTCAGCATTCAGCTGTCAATCAACCCCAAAGAGGTCAACAAGGGCTTGGGTACTGGCTCTCTGAAGGCTGGCTTG ATCCTGAGTGGATGTGTGGAGAGCATTGAGGATCACGGCTACCTGGTTGACCTCGGCATCAAGGGAACCAAGGCCTTCCTGCCCAAGCAGGCAGCCAAAGACAAAACTAATAGTCCGAAAG aGCTGAAGGTGGGCCAGTATGTGACTTCTCTGTTGGAGGAGGTGAAGAACGATGAGCGTGTGGTCCGTCTGTCCATCAGCCCCATGGCGGTGGCCCAGGCCGTTGCAGACACAGCGCACGGCTGGACCCTTACCAACCTGCTGCCTGGCCTACTGGTCAAGGCCCAGATCAAAAAG GTGACCCCACGTGGTCTGATTCTGgagttcctctcctccttcactggCCTGGTGGACTTTATGCACCTGGAACCAGAACAGGCCTCCACATTCAACGAGGGAGACAGC GTGAAGGCCTGCGTCCTTTATGTGGAGCCGTCCACCCGGCTAGTGGGCCTGTCCCTGCGCAGCCACCTGCTGCAGCCAGGGGGCGACGTGGACCTGGTGGCCACTGAGAGGATAGGGGAGGTGGCGCATGGCTGCAAGATGACCGCTCTCCATCACCTGTCTGGAGCCATGCTGGAGCTGCCTGACCAGACTGTGGTGTTTGTACAT AGGAACCACATGAAGGAGCCCATGGAGGCGTTCAACCTGAACCGTGTCATGGCCAAGCCTGAACACACCTGTAGGATCATGGACTTCAGCCCCATGGAGCAGGTGCACCTGGTCAGCCTGCGTCA GAGCATCATTGATGCCCCGTTCTTCAGAAGATACCATGACATCCAACCTGGACAGATTGTTCAG ggcATGGTGACGTCCCTCCAGAGCCATGGCATGATGGTGAAGGTGACCGACTACATCAGAGGCCTGGTTCCATGGACACACCTCTCTGACATCATCCTCAAGAACCCAGAGAAGAAGTACACAGTGGGCATGCCCATCAAGTGCCGG gTGTTGTCAGTGGACCCACAGGAGAAGAAGCTGACCCTAACCAGGAAAAGGGCCCTGATAGATTCCTCCCTACCCCCATTCCTGACCTACGAAGATGCCCGCCGCGGTCGCGTCTCCCACGGGTTCATCGTCTGTGTCAAGGACTTTGGCTGCATCGTCCGTTTCTACGGCGAAGTCAAGGGGCTGGTGCCCCCCAACGAGCTCAGCACGGAGCCAGTGGTAGTTCCTGAGAACATGTTCTACGTCGGACAG gtGGTGAAGGCTAAAGTGCTGAACTGTGACGTGGAGAAGGAGAAGCTCCTTCTTTCCTTCAAGGCAGTGGCAGGAGGAGACGCTGAGGGACCGCCTAAACCCAAGTTTGACTTTGAGGTTGGGAAG AAAGTGGAGGTTAAGGTGGTGAGTAAAGTCCTGACCGGTCTGGAGGTGTCCATTCTCCCAGAGGAGACCACCGCCTTGCTACCCATGATGCACCTCTCCGACCACGTGTCCAACTGTCTACTGCTGTGGGAGGGGCTGCAAGAGGGTGACATCATCTCCAACATTGTCTGCCTCAGCGAGAAGAAACCGAATATT ACCCTGACTAAAAAGCCCACTCTGAAGTCATTCCTGGAGGAGGGGGGCGTGGTGGCTAAGGAGTTCTTTGACATCACAGTTGGGATGCAGCTGATTGGCTGGGTCAAGAACATTATGCCCTACGGAGTGTTTGTGGAGTTCCCCTATGGTCTGGTTGGCCTGGCCCCTAAAGCG GCCATGAGTGACAAGTTTGTCAGTGACACGTCATCTCACTTCCAGCTGGGCCATACGGTGTTTGCCAAGGTGACCAACTTGGATGAGGAGAAGCGCAGGTTCCTGGTCAGTCTCAAGGTGTCAGAGGTCCCCTCCACTAAGAGAGACGGCCAGGCCAGGCTGATCCGAGGcctgcaggagaggaaggaggtgaTTGAGATGATGGCCAGCAGAG GTGACTCTGACCTACTCAAGCAGCTGTCTGCGGTGACCACAGGCCAGAGGATGAAGATGAGCGTAGACGAGGtgagggaggatgggagtgtcACCTTCAAGTCAGACGAACTCAGCGCAGCCACCGTACTGGCCACCAAGGACCATGCGCCGG GTAAGTTGGTGACGGGACAGGAGTGCATGCCGGTAATCCTCCACGTTGACCTCGTGACCTCTGAAGTCTACGTGTCCCTCTTGGCTAAACTGACCGGAAAGAGGAAAGCG GTGGAGGCAGGGTCCACACACACTGCCACTGTGCATCACGCCGACCGCGACTTTGCCGTCATCTCATTGGGCGACACGGCCCAACTGACGGTCATCCAAACCACCAATCACCTCAACGAAACGTTCCGCTTTGACTCTGAGAAACTGACCGCCGGTAAAACCCTGACGATCACTGTCACCAAATCCAGCTGCGAGGAACTAGAAGGGCTCCCCCTAGTGTCCTGGGAACTCGCCCCGCCCATAAGCAAAAGATTAATCTCCGTCTCCAAGGGGTCAAACGGCACGTATCGCTACGGCGACGTGGTAAAGGGGAAGGTGAAGACAGTGAAGCCTACGTGTGTGCTGGTGACGCTAGAGGACGGGAGCACTGGGTGCGTGCACGTGTCCGAGATACAGGAAGTGGTGTGCGTGGGAACGTTCCCCACGTCCCTCCTCAAGATAGGAAGTGAGGTCACAGCCCGGGTCATCGGAGGACGGGCGGGCAACAGTCACAG GTTCTTGCCGTTCTCCCATCCCAACTTCACGTACTCCATGCCTGAACTCTCACTTCTTCCCAG GAACCTGAAAGAAGACGCGGATGTTAAGCCTGTCAAGACCAAAGAGAAGCTGAAGCGTTATCAGGTCGGAGACGACGTCATTTGCTTTGTGTCAAAG TACTTTCCAAAGAGGAAGTGTCTAGAAGTGACTACTGGTCCCTCAGTAACTGGAACTGTTGAACAACTGGccatgacctctgaccctgaA GGTGCCAAACACCCAGAGAAGCTGTTCAAGCTGGGCCAGGCGGTCAGTGCTAAGGTGGTGACAGTCAGCTCCTCCAAGCCCTCACGCTTCTCATTGTCTCTCAATG GTGTACACAAGTTGGAGAAGGGCCATGTAATCATGGGGTTGGTGCAGAAGCTAGATCCAGTCCTGGGTCTGCTGGTGAAGCTGCCATTCAGCGCCATGGGAACGGTTGCCATGGAGGATCTAGCCGACAAATATAAGCCAAAACCTCTGGAGCGGTACAGCAAGGACCAGCTGGTCAG GTGCTGCATTGTAGGAGAGGCGACGAGCAATTGGCAGTTGTCCCTCCGCTCTTCGAG GACGAACCCAGAGAAGGCCTCGGTAGTAAAGGACCCAGAGATTGTGTCTCTAGAAGACCTGTCAGAGGGGCAGATCGTCAGAGGCTATGTGAGGACTGTCAATGCACAGGGAGTCTTTGTTAG TTTGTCTAGATCCATAAAGGGCAGAGCCCAGTTCCAGAAGGCCACTAAGTACTTTGTGGCTAGCCACCAAGACTATGCCAAGAAAGTACCGCAGGCCACACTGCTCACCACCAAGATCCTCGG CATCGACAAAGAAAGCGGGCTGGTGGATCTGTCTCTGCTCCAAGAGGACACTGGGAGACCAGACATGCTCCCAGAATCCCTGGGGCTGCACCTGCGCCTGACAGGAGAGGCCAAGGAGAAGCGTGACGCCACCAAGAAGAGGAAACGCACGGCGTCGGAGAGCAAGCAG GGAACTGCAGAACATGTTTCGAAGAAGAAGACGAAGGGGAAAGGGGAGGACAGCGACAGCGGAGTGGAGGTGTACttcagagaagaagaggaggaaaataaGTGTGAGCCTGCGGAGGTAGAGAAGCCCGTCCCAGTGCAGCCGGTCAGACTGCAGGTGACCGGAGGTTTCTCCTGGGATGCAGCGCTGAGCGCCCTGAAACCAGCGTCCGCTGCCCTGGGGGGAGAGGACTCCAGCGACGGGGAGGACGGCGAGGTGAACACTAAG CCCCAGAAGAAGTCTCACCATGTGCAGGAGGTGGAGAAGCGGGAGGCTGAGAAGGCCCTGACCAAGCTGGAGACGGAGCTGATGGACCCAGGCCTGCGACCCCAGACGGCGGCTAGCTTTGAGCGCCTGCTACTCGGCTCCCCTGACAGCTCTCTGCTCTGGCTGCAATTCATGGCCTTCCACCTGCAGGCCACACAGATCGAACAGGCTAGAGCGGTGGCTGAGAGGGCTCTGAAGACTATCTCCTTCAG AGAAGAGCAGGAGAAGCTGAATGTGTGGGTGGCTCTGTTGAACCTGGAGAACCTGTATGGGACAGAGGAGAGTCTTCAGAAGGTGTTTGAGCGAGCCGTGCAGTATTGTGAACCCATGCCCGTCTACCAGCAGCTGGCTGACATCTACGCCAAGTGTCAGAAGACTAAG gaggCGGAAGGTCTGTACAAGACCATGGTGAAGCGGTTCCGTCAGGAGAAGGCTGTGTGGCTGAGCTACGGGACCTTCCTGCTTCAGCAGGGTCAGAGTGACGTGGCCAGCGCCCTGCTACAGAGGGCCATCAAGAGCCTGCCGAACAAAGACA ATGTGGATCTGATAGCGAAGTTTGCCCAGCTGGAGTTCCGCTACGGAGACGTAGAGCGAGGAAAGGCCATGTTGGACAGGATCCTGACCAGCTACCCCAAACGCACCGACCTGTGGTCCGTCTTCATAGACCTCATGGTCAAACACGGCTCCCAGAAGGAAGTCCG GGCTGTGTTTGACCGTGTGATCCACCTGAGTGTGGCGGTGAAGAGGATCAAGTTCTTCTTCAAGCGTTACCTGGAGTATGAGAAGAAGAGTGGCACGCCAGAGAGCATCCAGGCTGTCAAGGACAAGGCTCTGGAGTACGTGGAGTCTAAAGGGACAGAGGCCgccagatag
- the LOC112263608 gene encoding RING finger protein 122 has translation MDTTYHLPLNVYVIVLGIGLFVFMLSLIFCCYLFRLKQQGTREQFSYNEVVLKGAGKKLSLLGQTCAVCLEEFRTRDELAVCPCSHAFHKKCLLKWLEIRSVCPMCNKPILRLHPDPTQGTEGPQDPEEV, from the exons ATGGATACCACTTACCACCTGCCACTCAATGTCTACGTGATAGTGCTGGGCATCGGCCTGTTCGTCTTCATGCTCAGCCTCATCTTCTGCTGCTACCTCTTCAG GTTGAAACAGCAAGGGACGAGGGAGCAGTTCAGCTACAACGAG GTGGTTCTTAAAGGGGCAGGAAAGAAGCTGAGCCTTCTAGGA CAAACATGTGCAGTATGTTTGGAAGAGTTTCGGACCAGAGATGAGCTAGCCGTGTGTCCGTGTTCGCATGCATTTCACAAGAA GTGCCTGCTGAAGTGGCTGGAGATCCGTAGCGTGTGCCCCATGTGTAATAAGCCCATCCTCAGGCTCCACCCAGACCCCACACAGGGAACTGAGGGGCCCCAGGACCCAGAGGAGGTGTGA
- the LOC112263616 gene encoding ATP synthase membrane subunit K, mitochondrial has product MGGHDAGTSHQFTGFAKYFNAYTITGRRNCVLLTYASIATIALFFKLKPKKQAAVTAK; this is encoded by the exons ATGGGCGGACACGACGCAGGAACCAGTCACCAGTTTACTGGTTTTGCCAAGTACTTCAATGCATACACAATCACAGGCAGGAGGAAC TGTGTCTTGCTCACATATGCAAGCATAGCCACCATTGCCCTCTTCTTCAAGTTGAAGCCCAAGAAACAGGCGGCTGTCACGGCAAAGTGA